A single genomic interval of Gossypium raimondii isolate GPD5lz chromosome 11, ASM2569854v1, whole genome shotgun sequence harbors:
- the LOC105802373 gene encoding uncharacterized protein LOC105802373, with product MGVKQAIKNLDAFPRAEEHLLQKTQSGALVSIVGLVIMTTLFFHELTYYLSTYTVHQMSVDLKRGETLPIHINMTFPSLPCDVLSVDAIDMSGKHEVDLDTNIWKLRLNSHGHIIGTEYLSDLVEKEHAAHKHDDENEHHDDADKKLHALGFNEEAENMIKKVKKALDNGEGCRVYGVLDVQRVAGNFHISVHGLNIYVAQMIFGGATHVNVSHMIHDLSFGPKYPGLHNPLDGTVRILHETSGTFKYYIKIVPTEYRYIWKEVLPTNQFSASEYFSPMKEYDRSWPAVYFLYDLSPITVTIKEERRSFLHFITRLCAVLGGTFALTGMLDRWMYRLIEEVTKASGTRAYR from the exons ATGGGCGTGAAGCAAGCTATTAAAAATCTGGATGCGTTTCCTCGCGCGGAGGAACATCTGCTGCAGAAGACGCAATCGGGAGCATTAG TGTCCATCGTTGGTTTAGTGATAATGACCACGCTGTTCTTTCACGAGCTTACCTATTATCTTTCGACGTACACTGTTCATCAg ATGTCTGTAGACTTGAAACGTGGAGAAACACTTCCAATTCACATTAATATGACATTTCCTTCATTACCTTGCGATG TATTAAGTGTAGACGCCATTGACATGTCAGGCAAGCATGAAGTGGATCTTGATACTAACATATGGAAA CTTCGCCTGAACAGTCATGGTCATATCATTGGCACTGAATATTTGTCTGACCTTGTGGAAAAGGAGCATGCTGCTCACAAGCACG atgatgaaaatgaacatCATGATGATGCTGACAAGAAGCTTCATGCACTTGGCTTCAATGAAGAAGCTGAAAATATGATCAAGAAGGTGAAGAAAGCATTGGACAATGGAGAAGGATGCCGG GTTTATGGGGTATTAGATGTCCAAAGGGTGGCTGGAAACTTTCACATCTCCGTTCATGGGTTAAACATTTATGTTGCTCAAATG ATCTTTGGAGGAGCAACGCATGTCAATGTAAGTCATATGATTCATGATTTATCATTCGGGCCAAAATATCCAGGACTCCACAACCCGCTTGATGGTACGGTGCGGATTTTGCATGAAACAAGTGGAACATTCAAGTATTACATAAAG ATTGTCCCTACCGAGTACAGATATATCTGGAAAGAAGTTTTGCCTACAAATCAGTTTTCTGCCTCTGAATACTTTTCCCCTATGAAGGAGTATGATAGGAGTTGGCCAG CTGTTTACTTTTTGTATGATTTGTCACCAATCACTGTGACAATAAAAGAAGAGCGCCGAAGCTTTCTCCATTTTATCACTCGACTTTGTGCTGTATTGGGAGGGACATTCGCTTTAACAG GAATGCTAGATCGTTGGATGTATAGGCTTATTGAAGAAGTGACTAAAGCAAGCGGTACGCGTGCATATCGGTAG
- the LOC105802372 gene encoding transcription factor PAR1, protein MEINAVNQTNTPTFYSKTQQNPLMGSALHEAFPTFQTTRGTTRKRTDYLKSQNKDSLREEEEEEEEEEEEEYNDDDERIEVKRKIVALQRIVPGGEALGVDKLFEETAGYILALQGQIRAMRVLASFIEGMDKQKRKLGG, encoded by the coding sequence ATGGAGATCAATGCGGTAAACCAGACAAATACACCCACTTTTTACAGCAAAACCCAGCAAAACCCTTTGATGGGAAGTGCATTGCATGAAGCTTTTCCCACTTTCCAAACAACCCGGGGCACCACCAGGAAAAGGACAGACTACTTGAAGTCTCAAAACAAGGATTCTttgagagaagaagaagaagaagaagaagaagaagaagaagaagaatacaatgatgatgatgagagGATAGAAGTAAAAAGAAAGATTGTGGCATTGCAAAGGATAGTTCCAGGAGGTGAGGCATTAGGGGTGGATAAGCTGTTTGAAGAAACTGCTGGGTATATATTAGCTTTGCAGGGTCAAATTAGGGCCATGAGAGTTCTTGCAAGCTTTATTGAAGGCATGGATAAACAGAAAAGGAAGCTTGGAGGTTGA
- the LOC105802371 gene encoding uncharacterized protein LOC105802371 has product MEEYSKGTLEVEDSQNVQVYEEENKEEFGVVNGGEDDSNSSSSSSDKEDNSEEKLVSESVGVSLTEDTEPSVEKLGDSDVAELDDKETEENVSPSLELDHTNAKETEELSAAETTVVSELSTDVESKETGQDETNDSRVGGAVVADQGITDDKGGNPSGSPELSSNQNAEDSLEAANVPPDETRDAGEVEDKPVMHESIENQTILSVGNRSLQPTSWKSCCGLFEVLRRSDR; this is encoded by the exons ATGGAAGAATATTCAAAAGGAACCCTAGAGGTAGAGGACTCCCAGAATGTACAAGTgtatgaagaagaaaacaaggaAGAATTTGGTGTAGTTAATGGTGGGGAAGATGATTCCAATTCAAGTAGTAGCAGTTCGGACAAGGAGGATAATTCAGAGGAGAAACTGGTTTCTGAGTCAGTTGGGGTTTCTTTGACGGAAGATACCGAGCCATCAGTTGAGAAATTGGGAGACTCTGATGTTGCTGAATTGGATGAtaaagaaacagaagagaatGTTTCACCATCTTTAGAGTTAGACCACACTAATGCTAAAGAAACAGAGGAGTTGTCTGCTGCTGAGACCACTGTAGTGTCCGAACTCTCAACAGATGTGGAATCAAAGGAAACGGGACAGGATGAGACTAATGACTCCAGGGTTGGTGGAGCTGTTGTTGCAGACCAAGGAATCACGGACGATAAGGGTGGGAATCCATCAGGTTCCCCTGAATTGTCTTCTAACCAAAATGCTGAAGATTCATTGGAAGCAGCAAATGTTCCTCCCGATGAGACCAGAGATGCTGGTGAAGTTGAAGACAAGCCTGTCATGCATGAAAGCATAGAAAATCAG ACTATTCTATCTGTGGGTAATCGTTCGCTGCAGCCAACTTCTTGGAAGAGTTGCTGTGGACTTTTTGAAGTTCTAAGGCGCTCTGACAGATAA